The segment AATCCTCTCTCTCTGATTTCGTCTGCTGTTAACAGAAACCGAgacgaaggaggaggaggaggaagaagaggagttTTGGATAAAGTATCCTTATTTGAAGAGTTTTCTGAGCACCATTGTTGCTCAAGGTTTGATTCCAGAGTACTATGTTTACGAGAGAGCCAAGCTTATCGGGGAAGAGAAGGCCAAAGAGCTGAACGAAAGAGGCGAGGCTTTGTTTCTCAAGGAACTTGAAGCTTGC is part of the Raphanus sativus cultivar WK10039 chromosome 5, ASM80110v3, whole genome shotgun sequence genome and harbors:
- the LOC108834288 gene encoding uncharacterized protein LOC108834288 → MAVPVVDLLNNSDSSSDEDFSEDSENSYSSEDESMEDEPSESEITTATETETKEEEEEEEEFWIKYPYLKSFLSTIVAQGLIPEYYVYERAKLIGEEKAKELNERGEALFLKELEACKDKCELVASAIIAMKSVK